The stretch of DNA ACTTCCGCCGCCAGGTTCGCTTTCCCGACACGGTGTTGGTTGGCGCCAAAGCGACGCGTTTGGGGGGCACGAGCATTCGGATCAGCCACGCCATCTACAGCGTCGAGCAAAAGCAACTGGTAGCCGACGGCGAATCAGGCGTCGTCTATTTCGACTACAAGAATCAACAGGCGATCCGCATTCCCGACGCCATCCGAGAGTTGATTCAGTCCTTTGAAGGACACGAAGTCTAAGGCGATCGGCCATGAATCAGCCCAACATCGCCGACATCTACGATCTGCCGGAGTATTACGACGTCGTATTTGCCGACGACTGGGAAGCGGAGTTCGAGTTCCTCGACTTCTGTTTCGACCGCTACGTAGACGGTTCAGTAAACCGCCTGCTCGAACCGGCCTGTGGTACGGGGCGATTGCTGGTCGAGCTTGCACAAGCCGGCTTCGACGTCGCTGGAGTCGAACTGAACGAAAAGATGGTCGGCTACTGTCGTCAGCGTTGCCCCGGCGTCGACCTGGTGTCTGGCGACATGGCCAACTTTCAGCTCAAGCAGTTCGCTCAGTCCGAGCCGTTTGACGCCGGCTTTAACATGATCAACAGCGTGCGTCATCTGCTGTCGGAAGAGAAGGCGGTCGCCCATTTTCGCTGCATGGCCGACGTCATCCGCCCAGGCGGAATCTACGTGGTCGGGCTCCACCTGACGCCGACGATTGGCGATCCGCTGGAAGAAGAAACGTGGGTTGCGACCCGCGACGACGTGATGGTGAAGTGTCACCTGGAGACGTACGACCGCGACCTCGACGCCCGGATCGAACGAGCGTCGCTAAGCTACGACATCACCGACGCCAGTCGCCAATTGAAAGTGACCGGCGATCTCAGCTTTCGCACCTACACGGCCGAGCAAATGGAGCAAACCTTGCAAACGGCCGGCCACTGGGAAATCGCCGAAACGTACGACTTTACGTACGATCTGTTGCAGCCGATCGAAGTTGACCAGCAAAGCGAAGACGTCGTGTATGTGTTGACACGAACGGCCTAAGTGCGAAGCGCGTTCGACAAAACACTAGCCCGCAGCGCCAGCGAGGGAATGCGATGGCAAGCAAGTGACGAATGGCGAAACCAGAATGACGAATGAGTTTTACGTCATCCGAGCTTCGACATTTGTCGCTGAACTCAACACGCATTCCCTCGCTCGCGCTGCGGGCTAGTGGAGGCATTTTCTAATCCGCGAGCGACACCGGGTTCCCGTCGGCGCGATTCGCCAGGTTCTGCAGCACGCTCCAATTGGTCGTCTTCGACAGGAAGTGGACCGAGCCGTCACAGAACAGGAAGAAGCATCCGCCGGTTGCGTGAGAGCTGCCGAAGTTGCAATCGAGATCGTTCCACGTGCCGGTCACGATCGGCGAACTGAAGGGCGACTTCAGCAATCGCGTGCCATGAAAGCCCCAGCGATAGTGCGGGCCGTCCATCGTTGATCGCACCGTGCTGTCGCCGTCGTACGGCTCGACCCGCTTCTCGCCAATCGCAATCGTGTTGGAGAGCCCGTCGCTGATGTTGGCGAAGGTCATGTCAGATCCCTGGCTGAAAACGCCGTCGTAAGACGACTTGTTGGTGTTGTTGCTATGGCTCCCTTCGCCGCCGGCGCAAAACGCGTAATCGCCGCGAGAGCAAGTCGCCATGTACCAACCGCTCTGCCCTGCCTCGGCGCGACGTCGTGACGGGCAGAAATAGCCTTCAAACAAGTTCTGGATCGCGGCGGAGTTGTCGGTGTGGTCGACCGCCGAGGTGATCGTGAATTGATCGTGGATGTTCTGCTGTTCCAGGAACGGCAGAATCGGGACGAAGCCGCTCATCGTGCGGTAATTGGTTCCGGCGGCGCTGGAGTAGCCCCCCTGCGGCAAGGCGCCGAACGTGTCATGAAAGTTGTGCAGCGCCAGACCAAGCTGCTTCAGGTTGTTCTGGCATTGGCTGCGTCGGGCCGCTTCGCGGGCTTGTTGCACCGCCGGCAACAACAGCGCGATCAGCACGCCGATGATCGCGATCACCACTAGCAATTCGACCAGGGTAAATCCAGACAGGCGAAAAACGTTGCGTCGCATGAGAAACCTCTTCGGGCATGAGTGGAAGGAGAGAAAAGGAGATCGGTTCGACCGCGCAAACGACCTGAGATTAGAGTGCGATGTCGATGGTGTTCGCTTCCGCCTTGACGGTGTGACTGAGCGGCGTGGTCGACAGCGACGAGTACTTTGGCGGAACCAAGGGGCGCGGAATTTGGTAGTTGGGGTCGCCTACTTCCAGGCCTGATTCGACCTGCGTCGAGGAATTGACGATCACCCGATGTTCGCCCGGGATAGCGCCATCGCCGGCTGCGGTGAGCGAAAGAACATAGCTGCCGTCCGACTGGATCTCGCCGCGCGACGCCGGATGCGCCTGGTCGACCGGGTTGAAGATGATCGTGCCGCGGGTGAGCGGCTTGCCGTCAAAGGTGATGACGCCGCGAACGGGATAAGGGCGCGGTCCCTGTTGCCCACCGCAGCCAATCGCCGCCAGCAGACAGAGAAGAAAGAGAGAAGTGCGAGCGTTCATGAGCAGGGCCTTTTGTTTGCCGCTAGCCATCAGCGGTACCGAGAAATGGCGATCGCACAGCTCCAGTCCGCGCATGATGGGATTCGCGGATCGCCGTAGAATTGGGATCGGCCCGGAAAGCGGCGCAAGCGAATTTTGCCCCTGCTCTCGGGCTGCTTGTCCATCGTGCCGCTGGGGGTCAATGCATTCAATCCGAAAATGCGTAGTAAAAATCCGTTATTTTGTCATTGGCGCAAATGGCTAGGCGCAGGGCGCCAACGATCGCGCGGCAAGAGGTCGGCAGGCCTAGCTGCCTGTTGAAAAATGCCATCGTGGCATTTTCCAGCCTCGCCAGGCTCAGAGCGTAGCTCTTCGCGGCTCGCAAAATATCGACTTACGTCGCTATTTTGGGATCGCATCCATGCGATCACGCAGTCCGTCGAGAAAATCAACGGACTGCTAGGCGTGCCGAAGGGGATCGGCGTTAGTTGTCATCCGAGCTAAATCGCTCGGGAAAACGCTGCTCGAGCGCTTCTCGGACCTTCGAGGTAATATCGGGCAGGCTGACCGGTTTGGCCAGCACCGAGAAGACCTCGGCCGAAATCGCCTGTTGGCGGATGATGTCGTCGAGATTGCCGGAGAGCAGGATGCACGGCAGTTGGGAGACGGCGGTGCGGCACTCCACAATCGCTTCGAGGCCTGTTTTCCGCGGCATGTGATAGTCGAACAGCGCTACGTCAATCCGCATCGAGCGGACGACGTCGATCGCTTCGACTCCATCTTTGGCGAGATGAGTTTCGAAACCACGAGCCGCGAAGACCTCGGCCAGCGTTTCGCGAAAGCCGCGGTCATCGTCGGTGATCAACAAGTTCGGGGCGTGAACGATCCCCATTGTTTCATCTTCCGCCGCTTTGCGGTTAAAGAGGGTGACGTACTTGCAGGCATCGTTGTAAGGCTCGACGCCAAAATTCCTATAGAGCAATTTTAATTCCAATTTCGCACAATGCGGCAACGTTTGTAGTAAATCTGGGCCGTATCGAGATTTAGCGCAATTCACCCCTTTTTCATCGGGCTTTGAGTTGCTGCCGAATTGACAGGCGGTTGCCTAGATTACCACCACCGAAGAAATCGAACGAATTTTGCGTAAATGGTTTTGTTGAGGGTACTTCAAAGGACGATTCTGTATGCGGTATAAACAAGAACGCATCGGGCAATGTTGCGTTTTCTTTCGGCCGGTCACGTATCGGCGGATGTCCGAATTGCGTTCTAAGCCCTTGCTGCTAGGACAGTTAGGGTTGTCGCCGATCGCCGCCAATGAGGGTTGCAGGTGAGTAATAAACCCGGTTTCTGGGCTCGTAATGAATTTTTGATTCGTCGGCTCCACTCGCTGACTGGCCTGGTGCCGGTTGGTGCGTACATGATCGTTCACCTGTTGGTGAACGCTAGCGTGGCCGCCTCGCCAGAGACGTTCCAGCGGAACGTTTTCTCCATTCACTCGCTGGGGGCTTTATTGCCGCTGGTCGAATGGACGTTCATCTTCCTGCCGATCATGTTTCACGCGTTTCTCGGTCTGGCGTTCACCATGGGAGCGTCCCCCAACTACTCCGAGTACCGCTACAACAGCAACTTCCGCTACACGATGCAGCGAG from Blastopirellula retiformator encodes:
- a CDS encoding class I SAM-dependent methyltransferase: MNQPNIADIYDLPEYYDVVFADDWEAEFEFLDFCFDRYVDGSVNRLLEPACGTGRLLVELAQAGFDVAGVELNEKMVGYCRQRCPGVDLVSGDMANFQLKQFAQSEPFDAGFNMINSVRHLLSEEKAVAHFRCMADVIRPGGIYVVGLHLTPTIGDPLEEETWVATRDDVMVKCHLETYDRDLDARIERASLSYDITDASRQLKVTGDLSFRTYTAEQMEQTLQTAGHWEIAETYDFTYDLLQPIEVDQQSEDVVYVLTRTA
- a CDS encoding acyl-CoA thioesterase; protein product: MSFEKPPELVDYYAVAQLPVQWGDMDSFQHVNNTVYLRWFESSRVEYLSAAKLDGVMAETGTGPILYSVTCNFRRQVRFPDTVLVGAKATRLGGTSIRISHAIYSVEQKQLVADGESGVVYFDYKNQQAIRIPDAIRELIQSFEGHEV
- a CDS encoding DUF1559 domain-containing protein, whose protein sequence is MRRNVFRLSGFTLVELLVVIAIIGVLIALLLPAVQQAREAARRSQCQNNLKQLGLALHNFHDTFGALPQGGYSSAAGTNYRTMSGFVPILPFLEQQNIHDQFTITSAVDHTDNSAAIQNLFEGYFCPSRRRAEAGQSGWYMATCSRGDYAFCAGGEGSHSNNTNKSSYDGVFSQGSDMTFANISDGLSNTIAIGEKRVEPYDGDSTVRSTMDGPHYRWGFHGTRLLKSPFSSPIVTGTWNDLDCNFGSSHATGGCFFLFCDGSVHFLSKTTNWSVLQNLANRADGNPVSLAD
- a CDS encoding response regulator, translated to MLYRNFGVEPYNDACKYVTLFNRKAAEDETMGIVHAPNLLITDDDRGFRETLAEVFAARGFETHLAKDGVEAIDVVRSMRIDVALFDYHMPRKTGLEAIVECRTAVSQLPCILLSGNLDDIIRQQAISAEVFSVLAKPVSLPDITSKVREALEQRFPERFSSDDN